One region of Calditrichota bacterium genomic DNA includes:
- a CDS encoding TatD family hydrolase, which produces MELIDTHAHLDFPELAQDVADVIRRAREVGVVSIVNVGVDLASSQASVRLAEEYDGVYAAVGIHPHDAATANEETLRELCRLVQHPKVVAVGEIGLDYYRDHSPREVQRNVFRRLLNMAAEAGLPVIIHTRQAWDDVLAAVREVMGDSGRGVFHCFSGGIDGAREVLDMGFHVSFTGVLTFKNARAVEVLAHVPLDRLLLETDCPFMAPEPHRGRRNEPAYVHFIAQKAAEVLGVPLAEVARRTTENARRLFGLTGPDTSPVG; this is translated from the coding sequence TTGGAGCTCATCGATACTCACGCTCACCTGGATTTTCCCGAGCTCGCTCAGGATGTGGCCGATGTCATTCGGCGAGCCAGGGAAGTGGGAGTGGTCTCCATAGTCAATGTGGGTGTGGATCTTGCCAGCAGCCAGGCCTCGGTGCGCCTTGCCGAGGAATATGACGGGGTGTATGCAGCGGTGGGCATCCATCCGCACGACGCCGCCACTGCCAACGAGGAGACACTCAGGGAACTGTGCAGATTGGTTCAGCACCCTAAGGTGGTGGCGGTCGGCGAGATCGGGCTGGACTATTACCGTGACCACTCCCCACGGGAGGTGCAACGCAACGTCTTCCGGCGCTTGCTGAACATGGCTGCGGAGGCGGGTTTGCCGGTCATCATCCACACGCGCCAAGCCTGGGACGATGTGCTCGCCGCCGTGCGGGAGGTGATGGGCGATTCCGGCCGCGGCGTGTTCCACTGCTTTTCCGGAGGGATAGATGGCGCCCGCGAAGTGCTGGACATGGGATTCCACGTCTCTTTCACAGGAGTGCTCACGTTCAAGAACGCCCGCGCTGTGGAGGTGTTAGCCCATGTGCCGCTGGATCGTCTGCTGTTAGAGACCGACTGCCCATTCATGGCGCCAGAACCCCACCGAGGCAGGCGCAACGAGCCGGCCTATGTGCATTTCATCGCGCAAAAGGCGGCAGAAGTCCTTGGCGTGCCGCTGGCAGAAGTGGCGCGGAGGACGACGGAGAATGCCCGGCGGCTGTTTGGGTTGACCGGCCCGGACACGTCGCCTGTGGGCTGA